One segment of Mus caroli chromosome 6, CAROLI_EIJ_v1.1, whole genome shotgun sequence DNA contains the following:
- the Vax2 gene encoding ventral anterior homeobox 2 — translation MGDGGAERDRGPKRREEPGGRSGRHGEHRGGEDLRADTGSASPREIAGTSASSPAGSRESGGDSDGQPALGETDHCRRILVRDAKGTIREIVLPKGLDLDRPKRTRTSFTAEQLYRLEMEFQRCQYVVGRERTELARQLNLSETQVKVWFQNRRTKQKKDQSRDLEKRASSSASEAFATSNVLRLLEQGRLLSVPRAPSLLALTPGLPGLPASHRGTSLGDPRNSSPRLNPMPSASASSPLPPPLPAICFSSAPLLDLPAGYKLGSSAFEPYSRLEQQKVGSPGQSDKKADI, via the exons ATGGGCGATGGGGGCGCGGAGCGGGACCGCGGCCCCAAGCGCCGGGAGGAGCCTGGTGGCCGCAGCGGGCGTCACGGAGAGCACCGCGGAGGGGAAGATTTGCGTGCTGACACAGGTAGCGCGAGTCCGAGGGAAATTGCTGGGACCTCCGCCTCCAGCCCTGCGGGCTCCAGGGAGAGCGGAGGGGACAGCGACGGACAGCCGGCGCTCGGTGAGACAGACCACTGCCGCCGCATCCTGGTACGAG ATGCTAAGGGGACCATTCGGGAAATTGTCTTGCCCAAGGGCCTGGACCTCGACCGACCCAAGCGGACCCGTACCTCCTTCACAGCAGAGCAGCTGTATCGTCTGGAGATGGAGTTCCAGCGCTGCCAGTACGTGGTGGGCCGAGAGCGCACTGAGCTGGCCCGACAGCTGAACCTCTCTGAGACTCAG GTGAAGGTCTGGTTCCAGAACCGCCGAACCAAGCAGAAGAAGGACCAGAGCAGAGACCTGGAGAAGCGGGCATCCTCCTCTGCTTCCGAGGCCTTTGCTACCTCCAACGTCCTGCGGCTTCTGGAACAGGGTCGGCTGCTTTCCGTGCCCAGGGCCCCCAGCCTCCTAGCACTGACCCCTGGCCTGCCAGGCCTTCCTGCCAGCCACAGGGGCACCTCCTTGGGTGACCCCAGAAACTCCTCCCCACGCCTCAATCCAATGCCCTCGGCCTCGGCGTCGTCCCCTCTGCCACCCCCTCTGCCAGCCATCTGTTTTTCCTCAGCTCCACTCCTGGACTTGCCTGCCGGCTACAAACTGGGGTCCTCGGCTTTTGAGCCCTACAGCAGACTAGAACAACAGAAAGTAGGCAGCCCTGGCCaaagtgacaagaaagctgacaTTTAA